The nucleotide sequence GTGTTCCACAACCTGGCAAAAGTACTGAAAGCCAAAGGTCTGAGCACAGCTGTTGGTGACGAAGGTGGTTTCGCACCAAACCTGGAATCCAACGCTGCAGCACTGGCTGCAATCAAAGAAGCGGTTGAAGCGGCAGGTTATGTGCTGGGTAAAGACGTAACGCTGGCGATGGACTGTGCTGCTTCTGAGTTCTACGACAAAGAAGCCGGCAACTATAACATGAAGGGCGAAGGCAAAATCTTCACCTCTGAAGAATTTAACTTCTACCTGCAGGATCTGGCGAACCAGTACCCAATCGTATCGATTGAAGACGGTCTGGACGAGTCTGACTGGGATGGCTTCAAGCACCAGACAGAACTGCTGGGCGATAAACTGCAACTGGTGGGTGACGACCTGTTCGTAACGAACACCAAGATCCTGAAAGAAGGGATTGAGAAAGGCATCGCGAACTCTATCCTGATCAAGTTCAACCAGATCGGCTCTCTGACTGAAACACTGGCAGCGATCAAGATGGCGAAAGATGCAGGCTACACCGCTGTTATCTCTCACCGTTCTGGCGAAACTGAAGATGCAACGATTGCTGATCTGGCAGTGGGTACAGCTGCAGGTCAAATCAAGACCGGTTCTATGAGCCGTTCTGACCGTGTTGCTAAGTACAACCAGCTGATCCGTATTGAGGAAGCGCTGGGCGAGAAAGCACCGTATCACGGTCTGAAAGAAGTGAAAGGTCAGGCATAAGTCTGAAGCTTCACTTGTGTCACTTTGAGTGACCCCGGATGATAAGCCGCTCAACAGAGCGGCTTTTTTCTGTCCGAATGGCGGGTCCGGAACTGGTCACCTAAGGCGCTTTGTGGGATTATTACCGCCTCAGAGGCTGATGAGATAGCCCGTCGACTTGTATTTATCATCCGAGAATGAGGCGAGCATGCGTGTTTTCAGTGCAGTGTTACTGCTGGTATTTGCCTGGCTGCAGTACGAATTCTGGTCCGGTAAGAATGGCATGTCTGATTATATGGCGCTTAAAAACAATGTGGCGTTGCAGCAAAAAGCCAATGCCGAACTGGTTCAGCGTAACCAGCAGATGTATGCCGAAATCAATGATTTGCACCAGGGCTTGGAAGCGGTAGAAGAACGGGCCCGGCATGAGCTGGGGATGATCAAACCCGGCGAAACTTTTTTCCGCATAGTCGGTGACCATTCCCTGTAGGGATCGTCACGCAGCGTTAATTTGACAGTAAACCCATCATGACTCAAACCTTAACCGCAGTCGTACCTGCTGCAGGTGTCGGCAGCCGTATGCAGGCCGACAGGCCGAAGCAGTATCTGGTGATTGCAGGCAAAACGATACTGGAACATACGGTAGACAGCCTGTTACAACACCCGGACATCGGGCGGGTAGTCATCGCAATTAGCGACGGCGATCCTTATTTTCATCAGCTGCCTTTGGCCCGTCGCCCGGAAATCGTCGTGGTATCGGGCGGCAGTGAACGGGCGGATTCAGTGTTTTCCGGCCTGGCCACACTGGCAGACGATGACTGGGTGCTGGTGCATGACGCGGCGCGTCCCTGCCTGCATCAAGATGATTTATCCCGTCTGATTGAACAGGCGCAGCAGCATGCCTTTGGTGCCATACTGGCCGCGCCGGTCCGCGATACCATGAAACGTGGCGATGGCCTGCAGTCTATTGCGTCGACAGTGGATCGTACCGACCTCTGGCATGCACTGACCCCGCAGATGTTTCGGGTCAGACAGCTCAGGGAGGCGATGGTCAAAGCTCTGGCACAGGGGGCGGTGCTCACAGACGAAGCATCAGCACTTGAATTTTGCGGCTTTTCGCCGCGGCTGGTGCCCGGGCGGGCTGATAACCTGAAAGTCACTCAGCCTGAAGATCTGGCACTGGCTGAATTTTACCTGCAGCAACGACAAAAGGAGCAGGCATAATGCGAATCGGACACGGTTTTGATGTACATAAATTTGGTGGTGATGGCCCGGTGATTATTGGCGGGGTGGCCGTGCCTTACGAGCAGGGTCTGATTGCGCATTCTGATGGTGATGTGGCTCTGCATGCCGTCTGTGATGCACTGCTGGGCGCGATCGGTGCCGGTGACATCGGGCGTCACTTCCCGGATACCGATGCGGAGTGGGCGGGGGCAGATAGCCGTCTGCTATTGCGTGACGTGTACGCCAAGGTGAAAGCGAAAGGCTATCGCCTGGGCAATCTGGATGTCACAATTATTGCGCAGGCACCGAAAATGGCGCCCTATATTGAACAAATGTGCCAAACCATTGCCGACGATCTCGACACCACGGTCGATAATATTAATGTAAAGGCCACAACGACTGAACGTTTGGGTTTTACGGGCCGCAAAGAAGGCATCGCCTGCGAAGCGGTTGTTTTGCTGCGCTCGATCTGACGCCGCCCCTTCCTGTGTAACG is from Photobacterium sp. TLY01 and encodes:
- the eno gene encoding phosphopyruvate hydratase, whose amino-acid sequence is MSKIVKVLGREIIDSRGNPTVEAEVHLEGGFVGMAAAPSGASTGSREALELRDGDKSRFLGKGVLKAVEAVNGPIAQALVGKDAKSQADIDQIMIDLDGTENKSKFGANAILAVSLANAKAAAAAKGMPLYEHIAELNGTPGQFSMPLPMMNIINGGEHADNNVDIQEFMIQPVGAKTLKEGLRIGAEVFHNLAKVLKAKGLSTAVGDEGGFAPNLESNAAALAAIKEAVEAAGYVLGKDVTLAMDCAASEFYDKEAGNYNMKGEGKIFTSEEFNFYLQDLANQYPIVSIEDGLDESDWDGFKHQTELLGDKLQLVGDDLFVTNTKILKEGIEKGIANSILIKFNQIGSLTETLAAIKMAKDAGYTAVISHRSGETEDATIADLAVGTAAGQIKTGSMSRSDRVAKYNQLIRIEEALGEKAPYHGLKEVKGQA
- the ispD gene encoding 2-C-methyl-D-erythritol 4-phosphate cytidylyltransferase is translated as MTQTLTAVVPAAGVGSRMQADRPKQYLVIAGKTILEHTVDSLLQHPDIGRVVIAISDGDPYFHQLPLARRPEIVVVSGGSERADSVFSGLATLADDDWVLVHDAARPCLHQDDLSRLIEQAQQHAFGAILAAPVRDTMKRGDGLQSIASTVDRTDLWHALTPQMFRVRQLREAMVKALAQGAVLTDEASALEFCGFSPRLVPGRADNLKVTQPEDLALAEFYLQQRQKEQA
- the ftsB gene encoding cell division protein FtsB, with product MRVFSAVLLLVFAWLQYEFWSGKNGMSDYMALKNNVALQQKANAELVQRNQQMYAEINDLHQGLEAVEERARHELGMIKPGETFFRIVGDHSL
- the ispF gene encoding 2-C-methyl-D-erythritol 2,4-cyclodiphosphate synthase, translating into MRIGHGFDVHKFGGDGPVIIGGVAVPYEQGLIAHSDGDVALHAVCDALLGAIGAGDIGRHFPDTDAEWAGADSRLLLRDVYAKVKAKGYRLGNLDVTIIAQAPKMAPYIEQMCQTIADDLDTTVDNINVKATTTERLGFTGRKEGIACEAVVLLRSI